From Shewanella acanthi:
ATAATATGTAAAGTATAAGCTCAGCTTTACTTGTTTAGGTATCTCACCGCCATTTCGGTTCTGGATTTCGCGTTGGCTTTACGGAGCAGGTTTTTCACATGCACTTTGACAGTGCCCTCACTGATATGTAGCTGCTCTGAAATCATTCGATTGCTTAAGCCTTCCGCCAGTTGCTCTAAAATTTGCAGTTCCCTTGGCGTCATATTGGTAAGCCATTCTTCCGCTTCTGGGGCACTTTTTAATTCATCGAGATATTCGGCGACCTCTTTACTAATAACTTGCTTACCCTGCATGGCGGTTTTAAGTTGTTCGAGTAATAAATCAGGCTCGGTATCCTTTAAAAGGTAACCATCTGCACCAGCGCGCAGCAGCCTGATCACGTCCTGTTTAGCATCGGAGACTGTGAGGATCACAATACGAGAAGTGATGCCCTCCTGGCGCATGGCGTTGAGTGTATCTAGTCCTGTCATGCCCTTCATATTGAGATCGAGCAGGATAATATCGGGCTCATCTTCGGCGACACTGCTTAAGGCATCTAGGCCTGCGCCTACTTCTCCGAACAAACTAAAGTCGGGATCCGAGGCGATCAATTGGCAGATACCTTTGCGAAGCAAAGGGTGGTCGTCGACCACTAATACGGAATAGGGTTTACCCATTAGTTGACTCCTGTTGCGATGGGAAAATCAGAGTGACTTTAGTTCCCATTGGGCTATTCAAGTCGCAGTCTTCTTCAGTGTTATGAATGACCTGATTTTTTAAATTGGTGTTGTTAGCAATATCTTTGCGGAGAAACTCGTCATTATCACTAAACTCGACCGCCCCCCCGAGTTTGCTCGCGCGTTCGTGCATTATCCCAATGCCAAAATGCTGATCCCGCTCCTTTAGATAACCTAATCCAATACCATCGTCACTTACGCTGATATTGACCATACCATGGTCATCCTTGAAGCAGCGAATATTGATACGACTGGCATCAGCATGCTTGATGGCATTAAGCGTGGCTTCGCGGGTGATCTGCAAAATGTGAATATGCTGCTTAGCCTCAAGCCACTGGGGCGAGAGCTTGTAATCCAAAAAAATTGTGGCGTCGGTTTTAGTCCTTAGTTGTACTAGCATGGCTTCCATTGCGTTTTTCAAATTGGGCTCTTTGATGGTGAGCCTAAAGGTGGAAAGCAGTTCTCGCAGCTGCGCATAGGCGGTGCTCACACCTTCATTAATTTCATTCAGTTGATTTTCGACAGCAGGACCGCGGCAAGCTTGATCGAGATTTTTACGTAGCAGACTGATTTGGATTTTAAGGAAAGATAATACCTGTCCAAGTGAATCATGCAGTTCGCGGGCGATCACGCCGCGTTCTTCCATTAATGCCAACTGCTGTCGTTGCTCGGTAGCGTTATGGATAACAATAGAGCGGGTGAGCATAATAGCGAAATTTTTAAACAGCAGCGTATTCGGTTCCTGCGCAGATATCAGCTCTAGATAACCAAGGTTGACGTCATCTAGTTGCAGCGGATAACGGGTAGTTTCAACGGCTAATTCAGGCCAGCCGCCTTCGGCTTCAACCACTTCGAGTTCCTGCTCTGGGTACTGAATAATCAGACGCAAATAGTCAATGGATTCGTAGTCTTTTAGTTGATCCAGTGCCGACTTTAATGCCTTGTAATCTAATTTTTTCGCATTAAGAGTCAGCAGATTATCGTATAAAAAGGCCAATTCGTTGTTCGCTCGGGTAAGGGCTACGGTCTTTTCTTCTACTTGGGATTCTAAATTGCCGTAGAGGGTTGCGAGTTCCCTCGCGGTTTTTTGTAGCGCATCGGTCAACGCCCTGAGTTCCACATATTCGGTTTCTGGCATTTCCACTTCAAAGTCACCCTTAGAAATGGTGTTTGCCGACTCCATTAATTGTTGAAGCGGCACCACGACTTTACGCTTGGTAAAACGTACCGCGTAGAAGGCAATAAGCAGCATCATACCAAGGCCGATAATTTGAGCTGCGACCAGCAATTTGAGTTTAAAGGCGGCGTGATGCTCCATTTCGAGCACAAATAAATCGATGGTATCGACAAAGTCCTTGAGTGATGCGGCGTAATCGCGGGAGTTCTCAGTAATTATAAAATCTTTCATTACCAACCACTTATCGATTACTAGCTGGTATTGGTGGGTGATGACATCTGGGATTAACCAGCCGCGCGAAGGATTGAGCTCGTCTGAGTACAAAGTACTTTCAAATTCGGCCATCTTTTGGTGGGCGGCCTCACTGCCTGAGTTGGCGTAAAACATCAGTCGATAGCTTTGCATCCTAAGTGATCCAGAGGCGTTGATCGCTTTAGCGTCCCCGAGGCTGTAAGACAAATTGATGATTGAGAAGATAGCAAGGCTGCTAGATAGCAAAATCAGTACTAACATTAATCCCAGTATTTTTCCTGGCAGGCTGCCTCGAGTCATCGTTTTGCTATCCAGTAGATGGCCTATCTTGGCCGGGTAATAGACCACGCCTTAGTGGTTCTTTAGGTTGTGTTTTACATAAGAAAATCATGTACTACATTAGCTAAAATGTAAAAGTGTGAGCAGCAACACTATTGCATATTGATCTAACGCAAACTTTGTTTGAGATATCCCTAAAGAGGTATGTCTTTGGTAAGGGTAACTCACTAACTTTGGTCTTGGAGATGTCGTGGACTGATTAAAAATAAAGCAACACGGAGATGAGATGATGAAAATGGTGACTGGTAAATCCTTTGCACTGAGTGCATTGGTCGCCGCAAGCTTCATGGCTGCGGGTGCAATGGCGAGCGATAAAACTGAGCCGCGCAACGAAGTATATAAAGATAAGTTTTCAAATCAATATAATAGCTGGCATGACACAGCTAAAAGCGAAGAGATTACTGATGCCCTAGCCGGTGATCCAAGTTTAGTGGTACTTTGGGCCGGTTATGGTTTCGCTAAAGATTACAACGCGCCACGTGGGCATATGTACGCCGTTACCGATCTGCGTAACACCCTGCGTACTGGAGCTCCTGCCAATGCTGAAGATGGTCCAATGCCAATGGCATGTTGGAGCTGTAAGAGCCCTGACGTTCCTCGCTTAATTGAGGAGCAAGGCGAAGATGGTTATTTCAAAGGTAAATGGGCTAAAGGCGGCGCCGAAGTGGTTAACACTATCGGTTGTAGCGACTGCCATGAAAAAGGTTCACCCAAATTACGTATCTCACGTCCATTTGCTGAGCGTGGTATGGAAGCGCTAGGCACTCCATTCGATAAAGCCTCGAAAAAAGACAAGCAATCTATGGTTTGCGGTCAGTGCCACGTTGAGTACTATTTTGAGAAGAAAGAAGATCGTAAGGGCTTCGTGAAATTCCCATGGGATTCAGGCACCACTGTTGAGCAAATGGAAGCCTACTACGATGCAATTGATTTCTCTGATTGGACACATGCACTGTCTAAAACCCCAATGCTGAAGGCACAACATCCAGGTTATGAAACTTGGAAACTGGGTGTACACGGTAAGAACGATGTAAGCTGTGTTGACTGCCACATGCCTAAAGTGACTAATGACGCTGGTCGTAAGTACACAGATCATAAAGTGGGTAACCCATTTGATCGTTTCGATGAAACCTGTGCGACTTGCCATAGCCAAAGCAAAGAGTTCTTAGAAGGCATCACCAAAGAGCGTTATGCCAAAGTGAAAGAGCTGAAAGCGCGCGCCGAAGGTCAATTAGTAAAAGCGCACTTTGAAGCGGCTAAAGCGTGGGAAGTGGGTGCAACTGAGGCTGAGATGAAGGCAATTCTCACTGATATCCGTCACGCTCAATGGCGCTGGGACTTCGCGATTGCATCACACGGTGTGGCGGCCCATGCTCCGGAAGAAGCCCTGCGTATCCTTGGTACTGCGGTAGATAAAGCGGCCGATGCCCGTGTTAAATTGGCACAGCTGTTAGCGACTAAGGGCATTACAGCACCTGTGGCGATTCCAGATATCTCTACCAAAGCAAAAGCACAAGCGGCTATCGGTATGGATATGGATAAAATGAATGCCGAAAAAGCAAACTTCAAAAAAGAAGTGTTACCTAAGTGGGATGCTGAAGCGAAAAAACGCGAAGCAACCTACAAGTAATCCGCTAACTTAAGCGTAATATTTGAACTAAAGCCCCCGCAGAAATGCGGGGGCTTTTTGTTTGTGCTTTATCCCTTCGATTCGACTTATATTTTCTAGTTCTGAAGTTGTTTTAATGAGTGGTTTTTCTCTTAACTTACTATTCGCATAATTAATTTTGGCCTTAGATCAGGGAGTGAATGCCGTAATCTGGTTTTTGGCGATGAGGGTATTAGCCGAAGAGTCTTAAGTTTTCGATAAGAATTTATCAGTACTTTGATTGAAGGCTTGGGGCAATTGGATCGACTGAGTGCATAACAATATGACTGAAAATGTTAGGAAGACATTTCTCGGATTTGCCAAGGAAAGATTACTACTACCGATATTGGCTTTTGCAGTTGTCATCTTTGTTTTGGAAATGACTAATGCGGATATGCGTTGGGAGAGCACACTATTTCATTGGGAGGGGGGAGTCAAATCATGGCCATTAAGGGGGCATTGGCTAACTCAGACGATATTGCATACCTTTGGCCGAGATGTAGTGTTGCTGCTGTCGTTTGTGGTTTTGATAGGGGTAGGTTTAAGTTTGCGTAATCCTTGGTTAAGACCCTACCGACGGGGGTTAAGCTATTTGTTTACCAGTGTACTTGCCAGCGTGTTGCTCGTGCGTATTGGTAAGGCTATCACTCACATGACTTGCCCTTGGGATGTTGTTGAATTTGGCGGCCATATGCTGCATTCCTCCCTGTTTGCTACATTGCCAGAGGGGGCTGCTTATGGCCAATGCTTCCCAGGCGGTCATTCAAGCGGTGGCTTCGCTTGGGTTGCGCTGTTTTACTTTTTTAAAGAGTATCAACCTCGATATGCCAAGGCGGGGTTAATCTTCGGTCTAGCACTCGGGTCTGTATTTGGCTTTACCCAGGAGTTACGCGGCGCACATTTCCTAAGCCATGATCTTTGGAGCCTAGCCGTCGCGTGGATATGTGCAAGCCTGCTCTATTATGGTTTCTTTCTATGGCGACCTAGTGCAAGAAGTATCGAACGCTTTCAAACTTCAAATGTAATTAAGACAGCAGCATTAGATAAATCAATGACCAAGTAAGCAGATAATGTCATCCAATAAAAGCACTAAAGAGTAAGTGCTGTTTTTGGTTATTGCTTGGTTCGATATAAAGCAAACCTATTACATTTGCCCATCTAAGTACTTCACGTCATTATCCACACGGTATTGCTGTTGATGACTACCTGAAAATTCAGCCACTCCACCGATTCAAAAGATCTGAAATTAGGCTTATTGTCTAATCGTTTTTTCTGGCGAGGTGAAAGTAAAATTGAACCGATAATCAGATTAAGTATCTGTACAGCCAATTTAGGTTAGTTTTTACAACGCTGACTAAATTCAGAATAGGGGAGATCTAGACTTGTATTCCCTAGCTAGGTGCTTTAGTTTTGACTAAATTCCGATATTCGCCCGAATTTCTTCGCCTATCATCCTTAGGAGACTGTTTTGATATGAAGATTGGCCCTGTTTTCTTGCTAACTAAGCGCAAGGTGTAAGCTCCCCATGAAAACACCGAAACGAATCCAGCCCCTAGTCGATGAAGGACTTGTCGACGAAGTCATCAGTCAGTTAATGAGTGGTAAGGAAGCGACAGTGTATGTAGTACGTTGTGGCGAGGAAATTCGTTGTGCCAAGGTATACAAGGAAGCGGACAAACGCAGCTTCAAACAGGCTGTTCAGTATCAAGAAGGGCGCAAGGTGCGAAATAGTCGCCGAGCTCGGGCGATGGAAAAGGGCTCTAAATTTGGCCGAGAACAGATGGAGGAGGCGTGGCAGAATGCTGAAGTTGATGCACTTTTCCGCCTAGCCCATGCAGGTGTACGCGTGCCAACACCCTATGGTTGTTATGATGGTGTGCTGTTGATGGAGTTAGTGACCGACAGTGAGGGCCATGTTGCGCCACGCCTCAATGATGTATCCCTTAGCCCCGAAAAAGCTATACAGGATCATTCCTTGGTGATGACCTATGTAAAACGCATGCTCTGTGCCGGTTTAGTGCATGGCGATCTTTCAGAATTCAATGTATTAGTCGATGATAATGGGCCTGTGATTATCGATTTACCCCAAGCGGTTGATGCGGCAGCAAATAACCACGCAAAATGGATGCTCGCCCGAGATATCGATAATATGACCCAATATTATGCTCAATTCGCCCCTGAACTGTTAAGGACTCAATATGCCAAGGAAATGTGGGCATTGTTTGAGGCGGGTAGCCTTAAACCCGACACGGTTCTCACGGGGAAATTTAACGAGACGTTAGTCGAGGCGGATGTCGATTCCGTGCTTGAGGAAATTCAGGCCGCTTTTGAGGATGCTCAAGCGCGTAAACTGCGTATTCAAGAGGCTAATGACGGCTACTAATCACTGTTCATCGTTTTAAAATCAACATTCTAAAAGGCGCTATTAAAGCGTCTTTTTATTTGTCTAGTGCGTGTTGGGTGTATGGAAGAAGTGCTTCTTTCTGCTGCCATCCTTGGCCAATAGCCCTAAAAGGGCGAAATAAAAGGACAAGACCAGAGAGAGAAATATGCGATTCTGTGGGGAGCGCTATCTACATATTTGATCTTTGGGGGAGATAACTCCCTCGTGTCTTGCCGAAACTTATCCATATCAGCATTATCCTCCTTGGCTGATAGGTTGAGATCCACTGCGATCTCTGAATAAAAGGACAAGACCCAAGAGGGTAATATGTTCGTGACTTGGGGGAGCACAACTCACATATTTGATCTTTGGGGGAGATAACTCCCTCTAAGAGCCTTGTCAAAACCGTTACATCTTGGTGCTTTTCAATATTCCCACTCGGCGAGATTGAAAAGTGACAGAGCCGGACAGTAAACAGCACAGTTGTTTTTGTTATTTGTACGATTTATATCTCGGTTCGTTGGGGAGCGATGAAAGATGCCCGTCCGACCCTGTCTAAACTGTTAGCTTGTCTTTATGCCCTTTGGTTCAGGTTCAGCCATTGGGATGACAAGGCCGGACATTAATTGGCGCTGTTATTAAGTTTTTTAGCACATCTTGCACTTCGCTTACCTTCCTGTAATCGACGAAATGAGATTTTTTGTCCGGCCTTGTCTATTCAGTTACCTTAGGTTTTATCCGTTAACCTATGGTGCGTAACTCGCTGCTGAGCTGTTTTATTCTCTTTTGTAGCTGGGCGATTTCATTGACCAGCGCACATTCTCTTTGTTGTGGTTTAAGATCGCTTTCTCTAACCCACTGGTAAACAGCTTTTGCGGAAATGCCGTACTGTCGCGCCACATCAGAGAGTAATCTGCCTCTGACTTTCACTTCAAAAATGACGTCTTGTTTGAGATTGTGTTCGGCGATACCCATGGGGAATTCCTCTTAACGCTTTTAAACAGTTGGTTTTTTTGATAGTTTCCTTTAGTGATTAGCGACGCTGTTCGATATCCCACTGGCTAAGCCCGACATGGCATAATGCAAACCATTCATGGCGACACAGGGTGATAAGTTTCATAAGGTGTTTCATCTTTACCTCCTCAACCCCAGCAATATCAGGGATTGTGCTTCGATTTAAGTGCATTAAAACTGCACCCAGATTAACGTCCTTCGCTGTAAAACAGTCTTTAGGTTTGTGAGTCCCTGGGTATTTCCCAAATTAGCTCAGCTACCTATTTATTGGTATGTAAGATTCGTGCCAATATTCTAAAAAAATATTTTGTATTATAAATCATATATTTGTGAGAGTGTTTCAAACGATGTTAATTTTTATGCGTGGCTGAAACGGTGCAGGCTGCACTATTTTAGTGCTTTGACTCGAATTGTTATTTTATTGTTGTTCAAATGTTTCTTAACGGTGTTTTTAATGACAAAAATCCGACTAAAGCATTGCTATTCATCAATAAAGATTGTTTGAGGACAGAATGTTTATATACTGGCTTTTTTTCGCGGCGTCCCGGGATGGATTGCCCATGCCCTCGCGGTTTGCTGGCATTTTGCGGTAATAACAATCATCAATGATGTTGAGGTTTTTAATGATGAAGTTTTCAATGAATTCATTGCCAACGGCTAAATTGGCCGTTGTTGTGTTAAGCAGTGCATTAATTGCATCTGGTTGTTCGACGATTAATCCATACACTAACGAAGAGCAAACTTCTAAAGCGGCGACTGGCTCGATTATTGGTGCCGTTGCTGGTGCTGCGATTGGTGTAGCTTCATCGAGTAAGAAAGATCGCGGCAAGGGCGCGCTGATAGGTGCTGCATCGGGTGCTGCCGTTGGTGGTGGTATTGGTTACTACATGGATGTGCAAGAAGCCAAGTTACGCCAGCAATTGGCATCAACGGGCGTGAGTGTGACCCGTGATGGCGACAATATTGTGTTAAATATGCCAAACGAAGTGACCTTTGCGGTGGATCAAACCGAGCTGAATGATGGCGCTAAAAACGTATTGAATTCTGTTGCGCTGGTGGCCAAGGAATACAATAAGACCCAACTCAATGTATTAGGTTATACCGACAGCAGTGGTTCGGACTCCTATAACCTGCGCCTATCACAGGTGCGCGCCGGTGAAGTCGGTAACTACCTGACGACTAAAGGTGTTGAATCAGCACGTGTCAGTACAAGGGGCATGGGTAAAGCAAGCCCAATCGCTTCTAACAACACCGCGGAAGGCCGTGCACAAAACCGCCGCGTTGAAATCGTATTAACGCCAACCTCTTAATGACGTTGCTACAGCGCTAACTTCGTTGGCGTCGTGTTTTGTAAATAAAAAGTCGCCAATTGGCGACTTTTTATTTTGAGTTAGCGGACTAGCCGTGCATTAGATACAAGGTTGCAAGGCCTAGGAAGGCAAATAGCCCTATCACGTCAGTAACCGTGGTCAGTACCATGCCGCCAGCGAGTGCAGGGTCAACATTGAAGCGCTTTAGGATGAGCGGAATACTGGCTCCAGCAAGGCCCGCTACCGTCATATTGATAAGCATAGCGCCACCAATAAGGCTTGCGAGTGCAATATCATGCTTCCAAATAAAGACTGCGATAAACACTAAAATCGACCACATTAAGCCGTTTAGAAAGCCAATAGCGAGTTCCTTTCCGATGAGCCAGCGGGCATTACTCTGGCCTATATGCCCAAGGGCAATACCGCGGATAACCAGCGCTAGGGTTTGATTGCCAGCGACTCCACCCATACTCGGTACTATCGTCATTAGAATGGCAATAGTTGCAAACTGCTCTATGGTGCCTTCAAACATATTGCTGACAGAAGATGCAAGCAGTGCGGCAAACAGGTTGATGGTCAGCCACAGTGAGCGTCTAAAGGTACTTTTGAATACGGGGGCGAAGGTGTCTTCATCGTCATCCATCCCCGCCATCCCCATCATTGAATGCTCGGCATCTTCGCGGATAACATCGACCACATCATCAATGGTTATCCTTCCAAGCAACTTGCCTTCACTATCCACAACAGGCGCCGATACCCAGTCGTGACGCTCGAACAGCTGTGCCACTTCACTGTCGGACATGCCCACGGGAATGCTTTCGATATCGGTATCGATAATGCTGCTGATATGGGTGTTGGGATCGCACGTGAGCAGATCAGCAAGTTTCACCCCGCCAAGTACTCGGTCGTGTTTATCCACCACATAGAGGGTATCTGTGGTGTCTGGCAAGTTGCCGCGTTGTCGAAGATAACGCAGAACCACATCAATATTGACATCGGGTCTTAGGGTGACTGTGTCAGTATTCATTAAACTGCCAGCTGTCTCGTCGGGGTAGGACAGGGCTTGTTCAACCCGCTGACGAT
This genomic window contains:
- a CDS encoding phosphatase PAP2 family protein, with amino-acid sequence MTENVRKTFLGFAKERLLLPILAFAVVIFVLEMTNADMRWESTLFHWEGGVKSWPLRGHWLTQTILHTFGRDVVLLLSFVVLIGVGLSLRNPWLRPYRRGLSYLFTSVLASVLLVRIGKAITHMTCPWDVVEFGGHMLHSSLFATLPEGAAYGQCFPGGHSSGGFAWVALFYFFKEYQPRYAKAGLIFGLALGSVFGFTQELRGAHFLSHDLWSLAVAWICASLLYYGFFLWRPSARSIERFQTSNVIKTAALDKSMTK
- the narQ gene encoding nitrate/nitrite two-component system sensor histidine kinase NarQ, which gives rise to MTRGSLPGKILGLMLVLILLSSSLAIFSIINLSYSLGDAKAINASGSLRMQSYRLMFYANSGSEAAHQKMAEFESTLYSDELNPSRGWLIPDVITHQYQLVIDKWLVMKDFIITENSRDYAASLKDFVDTIDLFVLEMEHHAAFKLKLLVAAQIIGLGMMLLIAFYAVRFTKRKVVVPLQQLMESANTISKGDFEVEMPETEYVELRALTDALQKTARELATLYGNLESQVEEKTVALTRANNELAFLYDNLLTLNAKKLDYKALKSALDQLKDYESIDYLRLIIQYPEQELEVVEAEGGWPELAVETTRYPLQLDDVNLGYLELISAQEPNTLLFKNFAIMLTRSIVIHNATEQRQQLALMEERGVIARELHDSLGQVLSFLKIQISLLRKNLDQACRGPAVENQLNEINEGVSTAYAQLRELLSTFRLTIKEPNLKNAMEAMLVQLRTKTDATIFLDYKLSPQWLEAKQHIHILQITREATLNAIKHADASRINIRCFKDDHGMVNISVSDDGIGLGYLKERDQHFGIGIMHERASKLGGAVEFSDNDEFLRKDIANNTNLKNQVIHNTEEDCDLNSPMGTKVTLIFPSQQESTNG
- the mgtE gene encoding magnesium transporter, encoding MPVEASDSLQVGQRLDQLSQALNSGMFVHVRQMLQNMAASDIALILESTPPKARQVLSQLIDQEQLGDVLDELGEELKDPLIRSMSPERVAKATASMDTDDLAYILRSLPDTVYKQVLQSMSLQNRQRVEQALSYPDETAGSLMNTDTVTLRPDVNIDVVLRYLRQRGNLPDTTDTLYVVDKHDRVLGGVKLADLLTCDPNTHISSIIDTDIESIPVGMSDSEVAQLFERHDWVSAPVVDSEGKLLGRITIDDVVDVIREDAEHSMMGMAGMDDDEDTFAPVFKSTFRRSLWLTINLFAALLASSVSNMFEGTIEQFATIAILMTIVPSMGGVAGNQTLALVIRGIALGHIGQSNARWLIGKELAIGFLNGLMWSILVFIAVFIWKHDIALASLIGGAMLINMTVAGLAGASIPLILKRFNVDPALAGGMVLTTVTDVIGLFAFLGLATLYLMHG
- a CDS encoding PA4780 family RIO1-like protein kinase; amino-acid sequence: MKTPKRIQPLVDEGLVDEVISQLMSGKEATVYVVRCGEEIRCAKVYKEADKRSFKQAVQYQEGRKVRNSRRARAMEKGSKFGREQMEEAWQNAEVDALFRLAHAGVRVPTPYGCYDGVLLMELVTDSEGHVAPRLNDVSLSPEKAIQDHSLVMTYVKRMLCAGLVHGDLSEFNVLVDDNGPVIIDLPQAVDAAANNHAKWMLARDIDNMTQYYAQFAPELLRTQYAKEMWALFEAGSLKPDTVLTGKFNETLVEADVDSVLEEIQAAFEDAQARKLRIQEANDGY
- a CDS encoding OmpA family protein; translation: MMKFSMNSLPTAKLAVVVLSSALIASGCSTINPYTNEEQTSKAATGSIIGAVAGAAIGVASSSKKDRGKGALIGAASGAAVGGGIGYYMDVQEAKLRQQLASTGVSVTRDGDNIVLNMPNEVTFAVDQTELNDGAKNVLNSVALVAKEYNKTQLNVLGYTDSSGSDSYNLRLSQVRAGEVGNYLTTKGVESARVSTRGMGKASPIASNNTAEGRAQNRRVEIVLTPTS
- the nrfA gene encoding ammonia-forming nitrite reductase cytochrome c552 subunit, which codes for MMKMVTGKSFALSALVAASFMAAGAMASDKTEPRNEVYKDKFSNQYNSWHDTAKSEEITDALAGDPSLVVLWAGYGFAKDYNAPRGHMYAVTDLRNTLRTGAPANAEDGPMPMACWSCKSPDVPRLIEEQGEDGYFKGKWAKGGAEVVNTIGCSDCHEKGSPKLRISRPFAERGMEALGTPFDKASKKDKQSMVCGQCHVEYYFEKKEDRKGFVKFPWDSGTTVEQMEAYYDAIDFSDWTHALSKTPMLKAQHPGYETWKLGVHGKNDVSCVDCHMPKVTNDAGRKYTDHKVGNPFDRFDETCATCHSQSKEFLEGITKERYAKVKELKARAEGQLVKAHFEAAKAWEVGATEAEMKAILTDIRHAQWRWDFAIASHGVAAHAPEEALRILGTAVDKAADARVKLAQLLATKGITAPVAIPDISTKAKAQAAIGMDMDKMNAEKANFKKEVLPKWDAEAKKREATYK
- a CDS encoding response regulator translates to MGKPYSVLVVDDHPLLRKGICQLIASDPDFSLFGEVGAGLDALSSVAEDEPDIILLDLNMKGMTGLDTLNAMRQEGITSRIVILTVSDAKQDVIRLLRAGADGYLLKDTEPDLLLEQLKTAMQGKQVISKEVAEYLDELKSAPEAEEWLTNMTPRELQILEQLAEGLSNRMISEQLHISEGTVKVHVKNLLRKANAKSRTEMAVRYLNK
- a CDS encoding transposase, yielding MGIAEHNLKQDVIFEVKVRGRLLSDVARQYGISAKAVYQWVRESDLKPQQRECALVNEIAQLQKRIKQLSSELRTIG